The following coding sequences are from one bacterium SCSIO 12741 window:
- a CDS encoding glycosyltransferase family 2 protein, with protein MSQESKSIELAVVIPVYNEAGAIGEVVKDWADTLRNLGIGFEIHTYNDGSKDNTLELLTQLSHEFSELKVHDKPNSGHGPTILQGYRENAHHPWIFQVDSDNELVAGDFHLLWKERENHDFLIGKRSQWSQPLPRKVISWISRRIIHLFYQTPVWDVNAPYRLMRSEIYAPYFQQIPDDTFAPNLILSGIPGKKKLRVFQTNVVHHQRTTGQVSIKKWKLLKAAFRSFQQSVTFSFNLK; from the coding sequence ATGAGTCAGGAATCCAAGAGCATAGAATTAGCCGTTGTTATACCCGTTTACAATGAAGCCGGAGCCATTGGCGAGGTGGTCAAAGATTGGGCGGATACACTTCGAAATTTAGGTATCGGATTTGAAATCCACACCTACAACGATGGATCCAAAGACAATACGCTGGAACTTCTCACTCAATTGAGTCATGAATTTTCGGAACTCAAGGTGCACGATAAGCCCAACTCGGGTCATGGTCCAACTATATTGCAGGGATACCGGGAAAACGCTCATCACCCGTGGATTTTTCAGGTAGATTCAGACAACGAATTGGTAGCTGGTGATTTTCACCTCCTTTGGAAGGAAAGAGAGAATCACGATTTTCTTATTGGAAAAAGATCGCAATGGTCTCAACCTCTTCCACGAAAAGTGATTAGCTGGATATCCAGGCGTATTATACATCTGTTTTACCAAACCCCGGTTTGGGACGTCAATGCTCCTTACCGATTGATGAGATCCGAAATTTACGCCCCCTACTTTCAGCAAATTCCGGATGATACTTTTGCGCCAAACCTCATCCTATCCGGGATTCCAGGTAAGAAAAAGCTTCGCGTATTCCAAACCAATGTCGTTCATCATCAACGCACCACTGGGCAAGTATCGATCAAAAAATGGAAACTACTGAAAGCGGCATTCCGCTCCTTCCAACAATCGGTTACCTTCAGTTTTAACCTGAAGTAG
- a CDS encoding 4a-hydroxytetrahydrobiopterin dehydratase, producing MWKEENNALCREFEFSNFSEAWAFMTQVALLAEKMDHHPNWSNVYNRVNIQLQTHSAGNKVTQKDRELAKAIDALLALE from the coding sequence ATGTGGAAAGAAGAAAACAACGCCTTGTGTCGGGAGTTTGAATTCTCCAATTTTTCAGAAGCCTGGGCATTTATGACTCAAGTGGCTTTGTTGGCCGAAAAAATGGATCATCACCCCAATTGGAGTAATGTGTACAACCGCGTCAATATTCAGCTTCAAACCCACAGCGCCGGAAACAAAGTCACTCAAAAAGACCGGGAGTTAGCCAAGGCTATTGATGCCTTACTTGCACTTGAATAA
- a CDS encoding sigma-70 family RNA polymerase sigma factor — protein sequence MKHTIFQLKEAFAGSRTERYVVLRSLYKSHFSPVRKMVTSNGDTEENAHQVFEEAIIALYEQVRTTPEKFEGNPDMRAYLYTLSRDIWEAKNNRKVQINTMVSKEISVSPINRLLDKNNRSVLKLIWGQLKEDCHQVLMGYYFDHFSPSEIGRRTDLGNQETIEQRLDRCFNYLKEMIKRAELRER from the coding sequence GTGAAACACACCATTTTTCAATTGAAGGAAGCCTTTGCCGGTAGTAGAACCGAGCGCTATGTGGTGCTTAGAAGTTTGTATAAAAGCCATTTTAGTCCGGTGCGGAAAATGGTAACCAGTAATGGTGACACTGAGGAGAATGCCCATCAGGTATTTGAAGAAGCCATTATTGCCCTTTATGAGCAGGTAAGAACCACACCTGAAAAATTTGAAGGTAACCCGGATATGCGGGCCTATCTGTATACCCTTTCTCGAGATATATGGGAAGCAAAGAACAATCGGAAGGTTCAGATCAACACCATGGTGAGCAAGGAAATCTCCGTCTCACCCATCAATCGATTATTGGATAAAAACAACCGATCCGTCTTAAAACTTATTTGGGGACAGCTCAAAGAAGATTGTCACCAGGTATTGATGGGGTATTACTTCGATCATTTCTCCCCTTCAGAAATAGGTAGGCGTACCGATTTGGGAAATCAAGAGACGATTGAACAGCGCCTCGATCGTTGTTTCAACTACCTCAAAGAAATGATCAAACGAGCTGAACTTAGGGAACGATGA